One window of the Cuculus canorus isolate bCucCan1 unplaced genomic scaffold, bCucCan1.pri subtelo1, whole genome shotgun sequence genome contains the following:
- the LOC128850878 gene encoding olfactory receptor 14A16-like: MSNSSSITQFLLLAFADTRELQLLHFWLFLSIYLAALLGNGLIITTIACDHHLHTPMYFFLLNLSVLDLGSISTTVPKSMANSLWHNRAISYSGCVSQVFLFAFFISAEYFLLTIMSYDRYVAICKPLHYGTLLGSRACVHMAAAAWGAGFLYALLHTANTFSLPLCQGNAVEQFFCEIPQILKLSCSHSDLREVGLLDVSACLFFGFFVFIVVSYVQIFRAVLRIPSEQGRHKAFSTCLPHLAVVSLFISTAAFAYLKPPSNSSRSLDLVVSVMYSVVPPALNPLIYSLRNQQLKGAVWKLIPGWFSEAMNCSSPSA; the protein is encoded by the coding sequence atgtccaacagcagctccatcacccagttcctcctcctggcattcgcagacacacgggagctgcagctcttgcacttctggctcttcctcagcatctacctggctgccctcctgggcaacggcctcatcatcaccaccatcgcctgtgaccaccatctccacacccccatgtacttcttcctcctcaatctctctgttcttgacctgggatccatctccaccactgtaCCAAAATCAATGGCAAATTCCCTCTGGCACAACAGGGCCATCTCCTACTCAGGATGTGTTTCTCAAgtctttctgtttgcctttttcatttcagcagagtattttctcctcaccatcatgtcctacgaccgctacgttgccatctgcaaacccctgcactacgggaccctcctgggcagcagagcttgtgtccacatggcagcagctgcctggggcgctgggtttctctatgctctgctgcacacggccaatacattttccctgcccctctgccagggcaatgctgtggaacagttcttctgtgaaatccctcagatcctcaagctctcctgctcacactctgACCTCAGGGAGGTTGGGCTTCTTGATGTTAgtgcctgtttattttttggcttttttgttttcattgtggtgtcctacgtgcagatcttcagggcagtgctgaggattccctctgagcagggacggcacaaagccttttccacgtgcctccctcacctggcagTGGTCTCCCTCTTTATCAGCACTGCAGCatttgcctacctgaagccTCCCTCCAACTCCTCTCGATCCCTGGACCTTGTGGTGTCAGTTATGTACTCAGTGGttcctccagcactgaaccccctcatctacagcttgaggaaccagcagctcaagggtgcagtgtggaaactgatacCTGGATGGTTCTCTGAAGCAATGAACTGCTCATCACCTTCTGCATAG